The DNA region CTACTTCTGCATTGAAGAGACATCAGAACCAGAGGCACCACAATTTGGTATTGTCaaattttgaagagaaaaattCATAATACAATCTCAACGATAAAAATAAAACTCTTCACTTCaagtaattaaatttttttccgttcAGTATAGTCCACAACTACGTAATTTAATACCAACTGAAGCCATATCCTTGGTAAACATATAGGAGATGCAAGTTTTCTAGGATAAATAGAAAGCACATAATTTATGCTACCTTTTATTACCATTACAAATTCAAAGATATTCTCTGTCCATTTctaattttttcctttttttatcTCTGGATCGTGGGAACCATCTATGTTTAGTTGTGTGAGTAATATTCATTAACTCAATTCTTGCTTGTTCAggtgtttttttattgaatacctCTAATAATTCTGGGgtcaattttgtttttaaagCTGATGTTTCACATTCCtcaacattatttttcaaaGGTCTAGTGAATTCGTAGGGAAAATCTTCTTGCGGGTGCCAGACTATGAATGTGCTCTGATCGTCTGAAAGTACAATATTTTTCGTCTTTCCCTTAGCACTCGTAGAGCAAAATCGATATAAGGGAAAAATTAGTTTACGATAATTCGAATGCAGAAAATACGTAgccatttttttgtattttgaacaaaaattgacgTCTCTATTTTCAGTGTTCAAAATTAACCTACTTTTTCCCTTTGGAATCATAGAATATTAACCAAATTGTCACAGAATACGATTGTCATTCATAGAAAAGCAATTCGCTTCTGTATTCGGTGTTCTACTATCGCACAGAACAACAATAAACACAGAATACTAATACCGCGAAAATTAATTCCTATTTGCTAATATATCAACCGAACATTATGCGTCTacaatcttgtaatcaactacAGTGATTCGAAAAAACTCATTGATTAATTTAGTAACACTTCCAGAAATCACTAACCACAGATAATGTGATACACGGAACAGTAATGTATATAGTTTTCTGTGGTGTCGCCCTCAGAATTCAAATTCATAAATTCAAACAAAGTAGATCCGATTTACACCATCTTGAATTATATCGGAAGAGAAAGGTTGAGAAcctcaatttcaattttggaaGATTTCAAAAACTCCACAATGTCCAATAGCGAAGAAACTGAAGAACTCCACAACGAAGACGTTGCAAATACTTACGAGCATTTGACCAAAGTGGTGAACGCAAAGAACGAAATAAAAAGATGTATTATCCTAAATACAGAGGAACATACCACAAATGAAATTAAAGAAGGGGAACTCGAAGATATCCTGCATGATGTTcgtattaaaataatttcaaaccctattttaaaagaattgaatacaatttctgatgaaaatgcAGTCGATCAAAGGAAACTTGCTGAAGGTATTTATTCCGAATTACCCGATTTATCCTCAAGGTCAGATAtgtatgaagaaaaattttcgaaattcagtGGAGAATATAATCTAGTAGAGAAATTACATTCTACTGTAATGAGGAAATTTGAAGAGAATTTGAATAAGATGTCTTCTTTAAAGAAAGAATGGGGAAACAAGGCCAAAGTATTGATGAAAACGAAGGAAGAAGGTATTTTGAGGCAATGCGAAGAACTGCGAGATGAAATTAAGAAATTAACAGATGATATAATTCGggaaaaaaattcgtcaaagtgttTAATATTTCAGAAAGATGGTAAacttattttattgaaaaaaattatagaaatgatTGAACAGAACTCAGCTACACTAATAGAGCTGGGTAATGTTGGCATGAAGAGCAATGAAATTACATCCCTCGAAATAAAACAGGCTATGCTAAGCTCTGAAATCACAGAACTATCCAATAAATCCAGTATATTGGTTGCAGAAATAAATGAACTGAAGCAACAGATAACAATTTATCAGATATCCAAAACAAAACTTTTAGAGCAGTTAGATAGGGAGAAATCATTTTCCAAGAAGAAAGCACATTTCACTTCAATTAACGAATTTAAATTTAAACTctcaattagacaaaaattGGGATGCTTGAAAGAAAACATTTTGAAAGagcaaaatattttgttaaaaAAACAGACCGAATCAGAACTTTGTAAATCTCAACGTACGGAAATttccaatgaaattcaaatgcaTATACAAACAATAGAACAACTTGTGAAAGAAAAAGCAGAAATGCATGAGACTAACATGGCTTTAGAAGAAAAGATGAaagatttcaatgaaaaactgAGGAATATTTCAGAGGAGAAAAATGAATTGGAATTCTCAAACAatgtaaataatgaaaaacataaaattatcCTACAGGAAGTtaataaaatgaaagaaaacaTTTCTGCAACTGAATTGGTTATTGAACAACTGAATGACCAAATTTCAAGTGTACAGACTGAAATTAgtgttgaagaaaaagtagtagaaacACCTTCTTTTGGAGAACTAGAAAAAGAGAATGAGATATTGGACACTAAAATTCGGAGATACATAAGAGCAATTGAAATTTGTAAGCAGAATAGAGCTGCAGCtatgaaaaagaaaagaaattacAACGAATTTAGCGACACCAGTGATGATTCAATGTTACTGCCGAATAGAAGAAAATAAAAGTTAAATACTCATACTAATTAAAGTTAAATGGTTAATTCATTATATGCCTCAAGTATTTATTTGTGTTAATTGTCAATTCTGATgttactgaatttttcaattattttcttgCTTCATAAATTGAACTGAATCTATTTCATGTTTGGAGTCAGTGGCTTTTGATTCATtatgtatttgaaaaaactGAGTTCAGCATCGAATCCGTATAAATGCTATTTATGTTTAAGATCATTTTTGGTAGTTTGCTGATATCCTGTGTTCTCTcaaatattttggaaaaaaaaacgaggAAGAGTGCACCATAATTCACACTAAGGCGATTTTTGACGCTAGGTAGGTGCGCTAATTAAAAGTTAAGCCAAATTATGGCTTCGTAGCTCGATTTAGATGAAAGATGAAACCAGAGACAAAAACAAgttgtcaaagattatagagttactcTAAAATCTTTGCAAGTTGTTTCTGTACATACATTGAACTAGAGAAAGCTTTAGTTCAATGTGTACATATGAactcatagagttcaatgtttctGTATGAAACGAATGTTTATAGAGGGCGCTATCTACGCAAGACCAACAACCTCAAATTTTACACCTTTAACCTTTGTACTGTTCTCTTTTCTACCACAAAAATAAGCAATTAATTTTATAACAATCAAAATGTTCGCTCGTAGAAGTCTTCAATCATTGAAACTCCTAAAAAACTACTCAACAGGAACAAGTACTGTAAATGCAGTTGTTGATGAGTTGGGCATTGCTACGGTAACTCTACAGAATGCACCAGTCAatagtttgaatttgaaattggtAACTGAATTGTCTGATACTTTAAATTCCTTAGAGAAAAATAAAAGTCGAGGTCTGATTTTGAAGTCGGTACGTAATTAATGACTAAGTCGTATAGGAATCATAGTTTTTATTAATAAATGGCTTGCAGTTTTCGGATAAAGTATTTTCTGCAGGAATTGATTTGTTTGAATTATATAAACCTAAAGAGGACCGCATGAAGCAATATTGGACGGCTCTGCAGGATTGTTGGATAAATCTTTATGGATTCAGTGCACCTACTGTTGCTTGCATTAATGTAAGAATGTTAATTAGTTGTGGAAAATGTTGGACGATTCCACTCAACAATAATGGTTTTAGGGTCATGCACCAGCAGGAGGTTGTTTATTATCACTTTGCTGTGAATACAGAGTTATGCTAAAAGATAGAACTATTGGGCTTAATGAAACTAAGTTGGGTATAGTAGCTCCCCCATGGTTTATAGCATCAATGGAGAATGTTATTGGTCGAAGACAAAGTGAATTGGCTTTAACAAGTGGAAAAATGTTCACAACTGAGGAGGCATTAAGGGTTGGTTTGATTGATGAAATTGCAGAAGATTCTGAAGATGCCATAAATAAATCAAGGGCATTCTTCAAACTGTTTGAAAAAGTTGCTCCTTCAGCTAGATCTGCTACAAAACATTTGATAAGGAAAAAAACTATTCAggtgaatttaatttttttttatatgaagataATGAATAGAAGTACTGGTATTACACTGAATGCTTCACGTTTTTTATTCTTAGGATTTGGTACAAAATAGAGAAGCAGACCTGAACCTCTTCTGTAAAACAGTGATGCAAGAGCGAGTTCAGCAAGGATTAGAACTATACATAAAATCCCTCAAGAAAGGGCAAACATCTGGTTGATTGTACATTTTATTATCAGATCACAAAAAAgtgttatttttataaatatattaaaataattttatattaatcAAAAATAGTCACATGCAATATTCTTTTATTTCAATTACTTCTAAAATTACTCTGAAATTTTTACAGATAAGATAACGGTAGGTTCAAGCAGTGACAATTCTGGGCTACCAGTGGCGTAGCTTTAGACAATGGGTAATGTTATCAAGacttattatttgtgttctgtgatcaAGACGATAATTTGAAATATCTTTACCTTTCGTTGGTGATTCACCGCAGAGTGCAGagaaaattatcaaattgaCCACAGAGCACAAACCAAAAACCATCAAACAACATGATAACAAAGTACAGCATTGTCAAAcgaaagatgaactttctttatgTTGTTTAAGTGTTGTTAAGTGTTAAGTGTTCTTTCTTTGGATAATCTTTTTGACCGCTCATTGAACCGAGAAGATATATCTACTTGAATTGAACCGATAAATTCTACACAGAACATCAAATTCTTCTTGCAACAACGACTTGCTTGTCTATGGACTTAATATTGTTCTATGAAATGAAATGCATAGAAATGATAATTTAGGTTAGTTAATCTATGAtgaaatcataattttgatGGTTAGATCATATGCTTccgtttattttcaattttttaattttgtagACTATAATATACTTTTCTCCGACCAAAAATAAGTAGGGGTATTTCTGAGTACTTAATTATTCAGTTTTGACCTGTGTAAAATATTTTTGAGGTTCAATTTAATCCTTGACTCTTCAGAGTGCCAACAGTGAAAAGGTAAAACGTAACACCAGTCAAATTATAATcatatcataatttttttgcagGTCAGAAAATGATGATTAGATGacaatatgaaaatttgaaacttAGGATGCCACGGAGTAACATCCCTTATCGATCCATGCGATACTTTTCAAATAGACGATATACAAGTTTTTCACGTTCACATCTTAGACCTAGCACTGATACACTGTCGAGTGATAACCAACAAGGACACGTGAATAATATTATAGTGTTTCCAAAATATTCAGACACTACCATAAACTTTGTTAGTAATGACAGTAAAACTTTGCCCTTTGGAAATCTGCACAAAAAAATTAAGGGTCGTAAAAGAAAAGATAAGCAACGTTTAAAGAAGAAGCAGATCCTTGAGGTTGATGTTAAGCCTGTTATTAATAAGATCAAGGCCAAAAAAGGAGAAAGAATGAAACCTACATTGAATAAGCATATCATTTTTCTGTCAGATTCTGATAGTGAAAATCAGGAAATGCCTAGTTTGGAGAAGTCCTCTGAAAAttcagtttcaaataaaactaaTGAACATGGAGATTGTGATGAAGATGATGATGTTATATTTGTGGAAACACCAGCTGCTGAAATAATTGAGATCGAAGATAGTATAGAGCCAAATGAAAACTCTGAGACTTTAGAACAATCAAATGAACGAATCAGTTCACCTGATGATTTCTTAGACAATGCACATGTAAATTTAAAATCCAAGTTTGATACTGAACCAGATGTCGCCGAATTCAAACGTGATCAATTTTTGAAACCGTCATCGGCTCCTGTAGATATGTCTGAATCCGGAAGTATTTCCAGTGTATCTGATGTAAGTGCTTCAGTTGGGATGAATGTATTCAAACTAATTGACTTTCCACAAGAAAAGGTCAATTTATTTGACGATGATAATTTAGAGAAGTTCAGAGATGCAATTACACCCAAAAGATTGAATAAGAAAGATGCGATTAATGATGAGGTTCTTAATACTGAAAATGATAATTTACCAACTTTGTCTGATATACAACCTGAGGACCACAACAGAAAACAGAGGGGTCGATCAATCATAAAGGAACTTGTGAATGATAGAGCTTTTGTGTTATTGTCTAcggcacaaaaaaaaaataagagtaaAAAACGAAAATCTAAAGATGATTCATCTGAAATCATCCAAGAAGACAAGGGCAATGATTCTTCAGAGTCggttaaaaaaaagaaaaagaagaaaactaAAAAGAAGGGTTTGGACAATGAAGATGATGGATATGATACAcctagaaataatgaaataGACAATGAGAAGAGTAAAAGAAAGAAAGAATTTAAAGAAGTACATGAAGGTGATGTTAGTAGAACACTCGTCTCACAAACAAGTCTCTCTGATTCTTCCATGTcagaaatttctggtaataccaAGAAATCCAAAAAAAATAAGCACAAAGATGTAGAAGTATCTATAGAAGAAAATTCAGAAGTCAAAAAAAAGCGATCTAAAAAGAATGTGCAAGAAATTTCTGATGGAAGCAATCGGTCTGAAGCTATGCTGGATAGTGTTGAAGATAACCAcgaaagaaagaaaaagaaaaataagaaaacatCTGAAGCATCTTCTGAGAATGACTTGGAGCAGAAGAAATCTGATCCGGAGGGTGCAGTACAGAGAACTCAAGAAAACAAtgaagaaaagaagaaaaaaaggaaCAGAAAAAATACCGACGTCTCAATAAATGAGGAAAGTGGGGTAGAACCACAACCGACTGAATCAGAAGATAATGAGGAgaggaaaaaaaagaaagtcagGAGAACATCTGAAATATCTGTAATGAGTGCCGAAGAAAAGGAAAGTGAATCGCATAGCACCGAATTTATcgaagaaaagaagaagaaaaggaaTAAAAAGAACTTAGTAGGATCAGACACAGTTCCTAGCAATACTGATATAGAAGAAAAGGAAGTTATTAAGGAAGAAAAAGATGCTGAAGATTTAGCCAAGTGTACTACAACTGACCAGCAGGAGGAAGAGGGTAGAGATGTCAACGAagataaaaaaaagaagaagaccAAAAAAACCCTTGAAGTTGAAAAAGAACACTTGAGTGAGATTGACGAATCAAAAGTTGGAGATAAAATAGAAAATACTAGAGCGGACATTGAAATACTTTCGGAGAATACTGAAATCAAAAATTCCGAAACAACAGAAAAAGGAAGCAAGTTAGATGAACCAACCCAAATTGTTGAAGATAAGAAAGAAGCTATATGCCAAGATGTTGAGGTGgcagaaatcattgaaactcCTGAGATCCAGATTGATCAACAATGTGATTCAAAGCAAAACATTGAAGTGAATACTTTACAAATTGACGAAGAAAATATTAACAGTAAAAAAAGAACAATAGAAATTACTGAGAATAATGCGAAAAAACTAAAACTTGACAATGAAGTAGAACAAAAAAGAAAGGAAGCTTCGAAAGAAATACAAAATAATGAAGCTACGCCTGGTCTGGAAGAGAAAAACACAGTTGATATTACTACTGATGGTCCGAgaaaaagaaaacaagaaacatCCATAGCTGAAACTGTTTCCGGTccaattgaaattaaaaaaatgaaaatgaatgaagAGAATATAGTGGTGAATGTTGAAATTCCTCAATTGGAAGTTTTGGAACATGCAGAAGATGAGAACGTATTGTTAGAAGATATAAAAGAAAAAGTGTTAGAAGACCACGAAGGCACAAATACAAATGAATTGGAAAATTCTTTGATTAATCTTGGTGAAAAAGGGAGTGTAGATATTGAGGTGGTCCCATGTGACAAGTCTTTTGGTGATTCGTGTGAAAAAGAGTTGATGGAATCTCAGGATTCTGAGTGTCCAATGGTGGTGGTTGATAATGAGGGACATATCGATATGAAATTAACAAGTGTCTTTACTtcagaaaaatcaatatttggtGAGGGTAACAATTTCTCCAATGACATagaaattgttaattttttggataagaatcCCTCTTGGAGTACTCATCCTTCTAGATTCTTTTCTTACAATGGATCGTTATTTGATGGTACAAACACTTTAGATTCTTCAATAACTAATGTTGATTTAACACAAGAATGCTCGGAACTTCAATCCAATCAAAATCTATCAACAAATATCATTTTGGACACAGAAATATCAGCCGTTAGTGTGGAAGAATCGAATGAAACAATAAAtgtgaaaaaagaaataaaagatAACGAAACTTCTGGAACCAATGAAGATGTTAGTCCTAGGGATGAGGTCGTTGTAAAAGTTGAAAAAGATGCAGAAAAATCAAATTCGAATGAACCGATCAATCCGTGCAATAAAGAATTGCCCAATGAAATCGAAGAGATTGTTAAAGAGAAGGACAATCATCAAACTGTGAAAAGGCTCTGCGAGTTTCTGGAAGAGGTGACCGATCCTAACGACATTTTGAAAAAAGTGTCACTGCTCAAACAGGCCTATGAAGAAAAATCTCATACTACGTCTAGATCGAACGAGGCCGTTGAAATTAGTTACGAAAACGATGATGTTGTCTCGGTTTCATCCGGCGGTTCATCTGTACTCTGCATCGATGATGACGTTTCGGTTGTTAGCATCGACGATGACATAACTTTGGCAAACTGTGATATAGTTGATGTTGAGAAAAATGAAGAACAAAATCCTCAAAATAAGGATTTGAGTGAGAAAACCAATGATACCCTGAAGAATAATGACAACAACGAAATTTCTCAGAATACCCCCAAACAAAGCGATGTTGAAATCGTTAAGGTTACTCGTAAAAATGACAAAATCGAAATGGTTCAGAGCACTCCTAAACGGGTCACTAGGACTGAAAATATGCCTAGTACTAGTCGAACTGCGTCAAATTTCGCAATTCAATTTATAGAAACGCAGCCTTTCCACAAAGGACTTGATAAATATGAAGTAGAAGATGTTCAAGCTTGTATGTCAGGTGAGGTTTTTAGTGATGAAGAATTGCTTAAATGTTTAAAAATTAAGGTTTATACAAGTAAAAGTTACATTTTGATTCATCAGGTAACCTTTAGTGAGATTTTTAAACAGAGACAAGTGCGATAAAATCGTTAGAATGAAGGAAATCTTGAAAGATTTGAAAACGACACGTCACTGGTCAATTTCAATCGTGAGTGCCCAGACGAATGTTGCGCTCATGTCTGTGTCGTTCTCAAGCTATCTTCACGTCTTTCTTAAAGCATAATCGGTTATCATCGGCGGTTGTCGTATAACGTGAAGTTAGCCGAACTCCTCAAATTCTATGGTCTTCTGATGACATgcgaaatttcgaaaattgccCACTTTCGtcagttttttcaaaatactttaGAAATAATCCCGGTCATGGTTAGTCaaatagaaatatttttatcgACAAAGTCATTCGTCGGCTTGCTTTATTATgcttaaaataaaatttacttTGTGCCGGAGAAATATCCATACAACAAATATGAagacattttttgaattttccaagattttcgGCTACTTTTAGCACTCGTTACAGATGAAGAAGTGACGTTAAAAGTGTCGTTCTGATACGGAAATAGGAAAATTATCTTTCTATTTGGCGTAGAAAACCCTGGGATTGGAATTGTCCAATCGATTGTTATTTTCGTTTTTCAGATAATCCAAAGTTGTGGAGAATTCTAGCGGAAGATATACATCCAATAAAACTCCCAACTAAAGGAAAAAGATGTATAAAATGTAGAGAAATAGGTCACTTAAGTTATAATTGTCCAAATAGCCTAAAATTACCCAAGTGTTCTCTTTGTGGATATGAGGGACATCTTGATTTTAAATGTCCCAGAAGGTTATGCATTCAGGTATGTGCGAATCTCTCTGAATGCAAATTTGAATGGaattaaaaaacaacaatttttttcagtgcgGAAGGAAAAGTCCAATCATGCAAAATTTTTGTGAACATTGTAAACACTACAAAAATCTGACATGCGCATCATGTGGTAATAGAGGTCATCCAAAGAATAAATGTCCAGATATGTGGCGGAGATATCACCTTACAGTAAGTGAAAGATTTCATCAAGTCAGGTCAAGTTTGAATATGGATAAAAAATGTGGTTGCATTCAAATTTTCAGCCGTTGTTGTGcatttttcaactgaataacccaaaaaatatttcttttcagGTGAATCATGGTCCGCTTGTTCAGGGAGATGCAATGAAACTGAAAGATAAGAAGTATCTGTGGTGTAGTTCTTGTGCTAAATGTGGACATGTTGAGTCTGATTGTGATATGTCATGGAAGAGATCCAGGAATTTCCAACCGTTAGATCCAAGGATCCATTTGTACGAAGACATATACAAGATAAAACCAGTTTTTGACGAACAGGATTTTGTTCAACCTAATCTGGACGAAGTTCCACAAACCTCCCAAAATTTTCTGCGAAACACTGATACTTCCAGTTCTTGTTCTTCGTCCTCAAATGATGCTGGGGAGGAAAAAGTTGAAACTATTGCCTCGATAGCACCAAGTGAAACAAATCAAAGTGTCGACGAAGGATTACATGGTTTGTCTCCCGAATTTGAGATCATAGATGAGGTTAACTCGGAGAATCATGAGGTTGTAACGAATGTGGGAAATACCGATACTCTCAACTTCTTCATGACTTCCACAATTGAATCTTTGAAACAATTCT from Coccinella septempunctata chromosome 1, icCocSept1.1, whole genome shotgun sequence includes:
- the LOC123322672 gene encoding enoyl-CoA delta isomerase 1, mitochondrial-like, which encodes MFARRSLQSLKLLKNYSTGTSTVNAVVDELGIATVTLQNAPVNSLNLKLVTELSDTLNSLEKNKSRGLILKSFSDKVFSAGIDLFELYKPKEDRMKQYWTALQDCWINLYGFSAPTVACINGHAPAGGCLLSLCCEYRVMLKDRTIGLNETKLGIVAPPWFIASMENVIGRRQSELALTSGKMFTTEEALRVGLIDEIAEDSEDAINKSRAFFKLFEKVAPSARSATKHLIRKKTIQDLVQNREADLNLFCKTVMQERVQQGLELYIKSLKKGQTSG
- the LOC123310127 gene encoding histone-lysine N-methyltransferase, H3 lysine-79 specific-like; the protein is MPRSNIPYRSMRYFSNRRYTSFSRSHLRPSTDTLSSDNQQGHVNNIIVFPKYSDTTINFVSNDSKTLPFGNLHKKIKGRKRKDKQRLKKKQILEVDVKPVINKIKAKKGERMKPTLNKHIIFLSDSDSENQEMPSLEKSSENSVSNKTNEHGDCDEDDDVIFVETPAAEIIEIEDSIEPNENSETLEQSNERISSPDDFLDNAHVNLKSKFDTEPDVAEFKRDQFLKPSSAPVDMSESGSISSVSDVSASVGMNVFKLIDFPQEKVNLFDDDNLEKFRDAITPKRLNKKDAINDEVLNTENDNLPTLSDIQPEDHNRKQRGRSIIKELVNDRAFVLLSTAQKKNKSKKRKSKDDSSEIIQEDKGNDSSESVKKKKKKKTKKKGLDNEDDGYDTPRNNEIDNEKSKRKKEFKEVHEGDVSRTLVSQTSLSDSSMSEISGNTKKSKKNKHKDVEVSIEENSEVKKKRSKKNVQEISDGSNRSEAMLDSVEDNHERKKKKNKKTSEASSENDLEQKKSDPEGAVQRTQENNEEKKKKRNRKNTDVSINEESGVEPQPTESEDNEERKKKKVRRTSEISVMSAEEKESESHSTEFIEEKKKKRNKKNLVGSDTVPSNTDIEEKEVIKEEKDAEDLAKCTTTDQQEEEGRDVNEDKKKKKTKKTLEVEKEHLSEIDESKVGDKIENTRADIEILSENTEIKNSETTEKGSKLDEPTQIVEDKKEAICQDVEVAEIIETPEIQIDQQCDSKQNIEVNTLQIDEENINSKKRTIEITENNAKKLKLDNEVEQKRKEASKEIQNNEATPGLEEKNTVDITTDGPRKRKQETSIAETVSGPIEIKKMKMNEENIVVNVEIPQLEVLEHAEDENVLLEDIKEKVLEDHEGTNTNELENSLINLGEKGSVDIEVVPCDKSFGDSCEKELMESQDSECPMVVVDNEGHIDMKLTSVFTSEKSIFGEGNNFSNDIEIVNFLDKNPSWSTHPSRFFSYNGSLFDGTNTLDSSITNVDLTQECSELQSNQNLSTNIILDTEISAVSVEESNETINVKKEIKDNETSGTNEDVSPRDEVVVKVEKDAEKSNSNEPINPCNKELPNEIEEIVKEKDNHQTVKRLCEFLEEVTDPNDILKKVSLLKQAYEEKSHTTSRSNEAVEISYENDDVVSVSSGGSSVLCIDDDVSVVSIDDDITLANCDIVDVEKNEEQNPQNKDLSEKTNDTLKNNDNNEISQNTPKQSDVEIVKVTRKNDKIEMVQSTPKRVTRTENMPSTSRTASNFAIQFIETQPFHKGLDKYEVEDVQACMSDNPKLWRILAEDIHPIKLPTKGKRCIKCREIGHLSYNCPNSLKLPKCSLCGYEGHLDFKCPRRLCIQCGRKSPIMQNFCEHCKHYKNLTCASCGNRGHPKNKCPDMWRRYHLTVNHGPLVQGDAMKLKDKKYLWCSSCAKCGHVESDCDMSWKRSRNFQPLDPRIHLYEDIYKIKPVFDEQDFVQPNLDEVPQTSQNFLRNTDTSSSCSSSSNDAGEEKVETIASIAPSETNQSVDEGLHGLSPEFEIIDEVNSENHEVVTNVGNTDTLNFFMTSTIESLKQFLIREIELLESSKFQIKSLHHRFFSFVEDDKLPVHKYKFKVEKKEKFYKSLNMLLFGKLQVKCGRVHKDKLKHFVNSTPGTLTREARESLVYSYDYIFRNSPHKNVNYKFFLKMIRKKYGNQKWLY